One window of Sphingobacteriales bacterium genomic DNA carries:
- a CDS encoding tetratricopeptide repeat protein, whose protein sequence is MKKLLFLTAIVGLLFSACSSGGSGSAADLSKKVTEAENAFAKNSSKILDPSLAKTAIEAYEAYATALPNDDKTPMYLFKSAEMHRSIREYDKAIAIYDEIQTKYKNFEKAPHSLFLTAFTYENDLKELDKAKAAYELFLSTYPEHELADDVQFSLANLGKSPDDIIKAFTSKNNPNTPADSTAKK, encoded by the coding sequence ATGAAAAAGCTTTTATTTTTAACCGCAATAGTTGGTTTACTTTTTTCTGCCTGTAGTTCAGGTGGAAGTGGCAGTGCTGCAGATTTATCTAAAAAAGTAACCGAAGCCGAAAATGCTTTTGCCAAAAACAGTTCAAAAATCTTAGACCCCAGTCTCGCCAAAACAGCGATTGAAGCCTACGAAGCTTATGCAACTGCACTTCCCAATGACGACAAAACTCCGATGTATTTGTTTAAATCTGCGGAGATGCACCGTTCTATCCGGGAATATGACAAGGCAATTGCTATTTATGATGAAATACAGACGAAATACAAAAATTTTGAAAAAGCCCCCCATAGTTTGTTCTTAACCGCTTTTACTTACGAAAATGATTTAAAAGAACTCGATAAAGCTAAAGCGGCATACGAACTTTTTTTATCAACCTACCCCGAACATGAATTGGCCGATGATGTTCAGTTTTCTCTGGCTAATTTGGGTAAAAGTCCGGATGATATCATTAAAGCCTTTACTTCTAAAAATAATCCAAATACTCCGGCAGATTCTACTGCAAAAAAATAA
- the rsmG gene encoding 16S rRNA (guanine(527)-N(7))-methyltransferase RsmG, protein MELIQKFFPKLSAEQLDKYARMEAFYGDWNSKINLISRKDFEHFYLHHVLHSLSIAKVIKFKPYTHIIDIGTGGGFPGIPLAIMFHQTQFYLIDSIGKKIKVVQAAIDEFDLKNVKTEQKRAEQVAGKVYDFAISRGVTKLKELYSWSKNLVIHTDEQYNTLYNGLLVLKGGDLTQEIKELNRKVQHYYIGEIFDGIDYFNEKYVIYLRM, encoded by the coding sequence ATGGAACTGATACAAAAATTTTTCCCGAAACTGAGTGCGGAACAATTAGATAAATATGCCAGAATGGAAGCATTTTACGGCGATTGGAACAGCAAAATCAACCTCATTTCACGCAAGGACTTTGAGCATTTCTACCTGCATCATGTTTTACATTCTTTGTCTATTGCCAAAGTGATAAAGTTTAAACCCTATACCCATATCATTGACATCGGAACGGGTGGGGGATTTCCGGGAATTCCTTTAGCCATCATGTTTCATCAAACTCAGTTTTATCTCATCGACTCGATAGGTAAAAAAATCAAAGTAGTACAAGCCGCTATTGATGAGTTTGACTTAAAAAATGTGAAAACAGAACAAAAGCGCGCCGAACAGGTTGCCGGCAAAGTTTACGATTTTGCCATCAGCAGGGGAGTAACTAAACTGAAAGAACTTTATTCCTGGAGCAAAAATCTGGTAATACATACCGATGAGCAATACAACACTTTGTATAATGGTCTGTTAGTGCTTAAAGGGGGAGACTTAACACAGGAAATTAAAGAACTGAACCGGAAAGTACAACATTATTATATCGGAGAAATATTTGATGGCATTGACTATTTCAACGAAAAGTATGTAATTTATCTCAGGATGTAA
- a CDS encoding aminotransferase class IV, with product MPQYLYHNGSYCLSDSLLFSEANRSFRYGDNIFESMVMFHKKIPFLPLHWQRMTQSLQLLNMQMPEGISQNTLAEICLRLSGLNGQSSSGRIRVVVYRQNGGLFLPGTDACNVVVTFNSVENSEFLFNQHGLTIVLYPKPLVAPVWISSLKTGNALPYIIAAQFAKSIGADLCLMLNTNNQVAEADNANIFCVHENRVFTPPVESGCIDGVMRKVVIQTLAELNMEVNEVPVTREFLEQADELFLTNATQGIRWAEQFESHRYSNQVSYKISKVINSTLKI from the coding sequence ATGCCCCAATATTTATACCATAACGGCAGCTATTGTCTGTCAGATAGTTTATTGTTTTCCGAAGCTAACCGCTCATTCAGGTATGGGGATAATATTTTTGAAAGCATGGTGATGTTTCACAAAAAAATACCCTTTTTACCACTTCACTGGCAAAGGATGACCCAATCTCTTCAACTGCTGAATATGCAAATGCCGGAAGGAATTTCTCAAAACACCCTGGCCGAAATCTGTCTTCGGTTGTCCGGGTTAAACGGTCAATCATCGTCGGGTAGAATCAGAGTTGTGGTTTATCGTCAAAACGGAGGATTATTTTTACCCGGAACAGATGCCTGTAATGTGGTGGTTACTTTTAATTCTGTTGAAAACTCAGAGTTTTTGTTTAACCAACACGGATTAACAATTGTATTGTATCCAAAACCTTTGGTTGCACCGGTTTGGATCAGCAGCCTTAAAACCGGAAATGCTTTGCCCTATATCATAGCCGCTCAATTTGCCAAATCAATTGGGGCAGATCTTTGCCTGATGCTCAACACAAACAACCAAGTCGCAGAAGCTGATAATGCCAATATATTTTGTGTGCATGAAAACCGCGTATTTACCCCACCGGTTGAAAGCGGGTGTATTGATGGAGTAATGAGGAAAGTAGTCATACAAACTCTGGCAGAATTAAACATGGAAGTAAATGAAGTGCCTGTTACCCGTGAATTTTTAGAACAGGCAGATGAGTTGTTTTTAACCAATGCTACGCAGGGCATCAGGTGGGCAGAACAATTTGAATCCCATCGCTATTCCAATCAGGTTTCTTATAAAATATCGAAGGTCATCAATTCAACTTTGAAAATTTGA
- a CDS encoding LD-carboxypeptidase: MKQPVYPDKLMPGDEIRVVSPAISLSAIPYDQIQTAVAKLTQMGLKVSFSKFAKEVDEFSSSSIESRVNDLHEAFSDQRVKALFTTLGGFNSNQLLEYLDFDLIAKNPKILCGFSDITALSCSIYAKTGLVGYSGPHFSTFGMIKGIEYIADYMQRCLFSTEPFSVQPSGFWSNDAWFADQINRQFYPNDGAWILKEGSAEGISIGGNLCTLNLLQGTQFMPSLEGSVLMIEDDHETNPFTFDRNLQSLLHLPDSKGIKGLLIGRFEKASGMRRPLLEKIIASKKQLQGIPVVANLDFGHTTPMFTYPIGGKVSFAAKGGNFNFQILSRENDKTA, translated from the coding sequence ATGAAACAACCTGTTTATCCGGATAAACTAATGCCCGGAGACGAAATCCGGGTAGTCTCTCCTGCAATCAGTTTATCTGCCATTCCATACGACCAAATACAAACCGCAGTTGCAAAACTGACACAAATGGGACTGAAGGTTTCGTTTTCTAAATTTGCTAAGGAGGTGGACGAATTTTCCTCCTCCTCCATAGAAAGCAGAGTCAACGATTTGCATGAAGCATTTTCCGACCAACGAGTAAAGGCGCTGTTTACCACGCTTGGTGGTTTTAACAGCAATCAGTTACTTGAATACCTCGATTTTGATTTAATTGCCAAAAACCCCAAAATTCTTTGCGGCTTTAGTGATATCACTGCTTTATCGTGCAGCATCTATGCCAAAACCGGTTTAGTCGGTTATTCCGGCCCCCATTTTTCGACTTTTGGAATGATAAAAGGCATTGAATATATCGCTGATTATATGCAGCGGTGTTTGTTTTCGACCGAACCCTTTAGCGTTCAACCTTCCGGATTTTGGAGCAATGATGCATGGTTTGCCGACCAAATCAACCGTCAGTTTTATCCCAACGACGGCGCATGGATTTTAAAAGAAGGAAGCGCCGAAGGAATCAGTATCGGAGGCAATTTATGTACCCTTAATCTGCTTCAGGGAACTCAGTTTATGCCTTCTTTGGAAGGGTCCGTTTTAATGATTGAAGATGATCATGAGACCAATCCTTTTACCTTTGACCGCAACTTGCAATCTTTGCTCCACCTCCCTGATTCGAAAGGAATAAAAGGCTTGCTGATTGGGCGGTTTGAAAAAGCAAGCGGTATGAGGCGGCCTTTGCTCGAAAAAATTATTGCCTCCAAAAAACAACTTCAGGGGATTCCGGTTGTCGCCAATCTCGATTTTGGGCATACTACACCTATGTTTACCTATCCCATAGGAGGCAAGGTAAGTTTTGCCGCAAAAGGGGGTAATTTTAATTTTCAGATATTAAGTCGGGAAAATGATAAGACTGCATAG
- a CDS encoding ThiF family adenylyltransferase, which produces MADRYLRIRELGWDTNRLQKAKVLVVGAGALGNEVLKNLALLGVGNIWVVDMDHIESHNLTRTVLFRESDIGFSKAEVAAQRIREINPAIQIIPIVRSIQESLGIGFFMEMDVVFGCVDNVQARIDINRYCYQAGVLFIDAGMRKLDGDVKVFGESYKVCFDCLVTRQMRDEAWRRYSCLKLRSRTDTLSIPTSPTISSIMAGFQVQIAIKYLHQAPIPLDCRISVLGYIDDMHVTKLSPNPNCPTHNMYELINKSELVNLPLRSDTTTVGELLQAVKQNLAHDATIQLDYDLITYFYCPEHDFKLPLIRRRGFIYADEVECPHCKENGMPNAYLLMQEHFINQLNGKEDPEFLQLTLSQIGIPFFHVVCASTFSENALKYQYFILTGDRNG; this is translated from the coding sequence ATGGCAGACAGATATTTAAGAATTCGCGAATTGGGATGGGACACCAACAGGCTTCAAAAAGCCAAAGTACTTGTGGTGGGGGCAGGGGCTTTAGGCAACGAAGTGTTGAAAAACTTGGCTTTATTAGGGGTAGGAAATATATGGGTAGTGGATATGGATCATATTGAAAGCCATAACCTGACCCGAACAGTTTTGTTTCGTGAATCGGATATCGGGTTTAGTAAGGCAGAGGTTGCTGCCCAAAGAATCAGGGAAATTAATCCTGCAATTCAGATAATTCCAATTGTCAGGAGCATACAGGAATCTCTGGGAATCGGTTTTTTTATGGAAATGGATGTTGTTTTTGGCTGTGTTGATAATGTTCAGGCAAGAATTGACATCAACCGGTATTGCTATCAGGCCGGGGTCTTGTTTATAGATGCCGGCATGAGGAAACTGGATGGAGACGTAAAAGTGTTTGGCGAATCATACAAAGTTTGTTTTGATTGTTTAGTAACGAGACAAATGCGGGACGAGGCCTGGAGACGTTATTCCTGCCTTAAATTGAGGTCTCGGACAGATACGTTGAGTATTCCCACTTCACCGACTATTTCTTCGATAATGGCAGGTTTTCAGGTTCAGATTGCCATCAAATATCTACACCAGGCACCGATCCCCTTAGATTGCAGAATTTCAGTTTTGGGCTATATTGACGACATGCACGTAACTAAACTGAGTCCTAATCCCAACTGCCCCACTCACAATATGTATGAACTCATCAACAAAAGTGAGTTAGTGAATTTACCATTACGCTCAGACACTACCACCGTTGGCGAACTGCTCCAGGCAGTGAAACAAAACTTAGCCCATGATGCCACTATCCAGTTAGATTATGACCTGATTACCTATTTCTATTGTCCGGAACATGATTTTAAACTTCCCCTTATCAGGCGAAGGGGGTTCATTTATGCCGATGAAGTCGAATGTCCTCATTGTAAAGAAAATGGAATGCCCAATGCCTATTTACTCATGCAGGAACATTTCATCAACCAACTGAACGGAAAAGAAGATCCGGAATTTTTACAACTGACCCTTTCTCAGATTGGAATCCCTTTTTTTCATGTTGTATGCGCTTCCACTTTTTCAGAAAATGCCCTGAAATATCAATACTTTATCCTGACAGGTGACAGAAACGGGTAA
- a CDS encoding glutathione peroxidase → MAQNGTGSGIAKVSFYDFKLNGIDGTPVSFEKFRGKKVLLVNTASKCGLTPQYKELEELNQTMGDKVVILGFPSNDFMWQEPGSNEEIAAFCEKNYGVTFQMFEKISVKGKNQHPLYRFLSDKSLNGWNDEVPTWNFSKYLVDENGNLVKFFKHSVTPMSAEIVRAIEE, encoded by the coding sequence ATGGCACAAAATGGAACCGGATCGGGGATTGCTAAAGTGTCTTTTTACGATTTTAAACTGAACGGAATAGATGGTACGCCGGTAAGTTTTGAAAAATTCAGAGGTAAAAAAGTCTTATTGGTCAACACGGCTTCAAAATGCGGATTAACCCCTCAATACAAGGAGTTGGAAGAACTTAACCAAACTATGGGAGATAAAGTGGTGATTTTAGGATTTCCATCTAATGATTTTATGTGGCAGGAACCGGGAAGCAATGAAGAAATTGCAGCATTTTGCGAAAAAAACTATGGGGTAACCTTTCAAATGTTTGAAAAAATATCAGTGAAAGGAAAAAATCAACATCCCCTGTATCGCTTTTTATCCGACAAATCGTTGAATGGATGGAATGATGAAGTGCCAACGTGGAACTTTAGCAAGTATCTGGTAGATGAGAACGGCAACTTGGTTAAATTTTTCAAGCATAGTGTAACGCCAATGAGCGCAGAAATTGTCCGGGCTATTGAAGAATAA
- the ribD gene encoding bifunctional diaminohydroxyphosphoribosylaminopyrimidine deaminase/5-amino-6-(5-phosphoribosylamino)uracil reductase RibD, whose product MRRCLDLAALGMGKTAPNPMVGAVLVYDNRIIGEGYHQQYGKAHAEVNAIQSVPISQRHLMEHSTLYVSLEPCSHFGKTPPCTNLIIQHKIPRVVIACADPFPKVSGSGIKQLQEAGVQVTVGILEEEAKHLNRKFMTFHTQQSPRVILKWAQTSDLFFAKTSDRQTWISNEFSKTLVHKWRSEEQSIMVGYNTALTDNPQLNVRNWFGSSPMRIVLDEHLTLPKHLCLFDQSIPTLVITGSSQPVQTSSGNLSFFQTPFDETLLPEIISYLYRHGIQSLMVEGGKYLLDTLISQNLWHEARIFTAPQRWGTGIPAPRLPESAVLLDDTMIHTDRLQVWEN is encoded by the coding sequence ATGCGGCGTTGTCTTGATTTAGCGGCTTTGGGAATGGGAAAAACAGCACCCAATCCGATGGTAGGTGCTGTTTTGGTCTATGATAACCGGATAATCGGGGAAGGATACCATCAACAATACGGGAAAGCACATGCCGAAGTAAACGCCATTCAATCTGTACCCATCAGCCAACGGCATCTGATGGAGCACTCTACCCTATATGTCAGTTTAGAGCCATGTTCGCATTTCGGAAAAACTCCTCCGTGTACCAATTTGATTATTCAACACAAAATTCCCCGCGTGGTTATTGCCTGCGCTGACCCTTTTCCCAAAGTTTCAGGCAGTGGAATAAAACAGTTGCAGGAGGCAGGTGTACAGGTAACTGTCGGGATATTGGAGGAGGAAGCAAAACATCTGAACCGAAAATTTATGACCTTTCATACCCAACAATCCCCCCGGGTCATTTTGAAATGGGCGCAGACTTCGGATTTGTTTTTTGCCAAAACTTCGGACAGACAAACCTGGATCAGCAATGAGTTTTCTAAAACATTGGTACATAAATGGCGAAGCGAGGAGCAGTCTATAATGGTTGGATATAATACAGCCCTGACCGATAACCCGCAATTGAATGTCCGCAACTGGTTTGGCAGTTCACCCATGCGCATTGTTTTGGACGAACATTTAACTTTGCCCAAACATCTCTGCCTTTTTGACCAAAGTATTCCGACCCTGGTAATTACAGGAAGCAGTCAGCCTGTCCAAACATCATCCGGTAATTTAAGTTTTTTCCAAACCCCGTTTGACGAAACACTCCTGCCGGAAATTATAAGTTATTTATACCGGCATGGGATTCAGTCGCTCATGGTCGAAGGAGGAAAATATCTATTGGACACATTGATTTCTCAAAACCTATGGCATGAAGCCAGGATTTTTACCGCGCCTCAAAGATGGGGAACCGGAATTCCTGCACCCCGGCTGCCTGAATCCGCTGTTCTGCTTGATGATACCATGATACATACAGACCGGTTACAAGTTTGGGAAAATTGA
- a CDS encoding FAD-binding oxidoreductase, with product MISFWERESFIRYDFIVIGSGITGLSAAISYSEKFPASKILVLERGIFPTGASTKNAGFACIGSPTELIADLQTMSEPEVVNLVKLRFDGLNLLRSRLGDKAIDYQALGSYEILSEKELYCLDKIDDLNRMLFPVLQKNAFSVAGTETVKRFGFNPGFARSLVINHCEGQLDTGKMMKSLLLLAQQKGITIINGAEVVAFFDDLSETGGGVRVLVNHNFLDTTVTFYAKKIAICTNAFARQLIPDLLVEPGRGQVLVTDPIPNLPFQGIFHFDCGYFYFRNFNQRIIFGGGRNLNFAAETSTEMKTTSQIITALAQKLKQDILPGIPFSIDTTWAGIMAFGPDKVPILKKISPNVAIGVKLSGMGVAIGSLLGKQMVDLFSGSTL from the coding sequence ATGATCAGTTTTTGGGAGCGCGAGAGTTTTATCCGTTATGATTTTATAGTTATCGGTAGCGGGATTACCGGTCTTTCTGCTGCAATATCTTATTCCGAAAAGTTTCCTGCTTCGAAAATATTAGTATTGGAAAGAGGTATTTTTCCTACCGGTGCCAGTACCAAGAATGCGGGGTTTGCCTGTATTGGAAGTCCGACCGAACTGATTGCAGACCTTCAAACCATGTCCGAACCGGAGGTGGTAAATTTGGTGAAGCTCAGGTTTGACGGATTAAATCTGTTGCGCAGCCGTTTGGGAGACAAAGCCATAGATTATCAGGCTTTGGGAAGTTACGAGATTTTGAGCGAAAAGGAGTTATATTGTTTAGACAAAATTGACGACCTGAACCGGATGTTGTTTCCTGTTTTACAGAAAAATGCGTTCAGCGTTGCCGGTACAGAAACTGTCAAAAGGTTTGGATTTAACCCCGGGTTTGCCCGTTCGTTGGTCATCAATCATTGTGAAGGTCAGTTAGATACCGGAAAAATGATGAAATCGCTATTGTTACTCGCCCAACAGAAAGGGATAACCATCATCAACGGGGCTGAGGTTGTTGCATTTTTTGACGACCTCTCAGAAACCGGCGGGGGAGTCAGAGTGCTGGTAAATCACAATTTTTTAGATACTACGGTTACCTTCTATGCAAAAAAAATAGCAATATGCACCAATGCCTTTGCCCGACAGTTGATTCCCGATTTGTTGGTTGAACCCGGCAGAGGGCAGGTATTGGTAACAGACCCAATACCCAATCTTCCGTTTCAGGGCATCTTTCATTTTGACTGCGGGTATTTTTATTTCCGCAATTTTAACCAACGAATCATTTTTGGAGGAGGGCGAAACCTGAATTTTGCCGCCGAAACTTCAACAGAAATGAAAACCACTTCTCAGATAATCACCGCCTTAGCGCAAAAACTAAAACAGGACATCCTGCCCGGAATACCATTTTCAATAGACACAACCTGGGCAGGCATTATGGCCTTTGGGCCGGACAAAGTTCCGATTCTAAAAAAGATTAGCCCCAATGTAGCTATCGGGGTCAAACTCAGCGGCATGGGAGTGGCGATCGGAAGTCTTTTAGGAAAACAAATGGTGGACTTGTTTTCCGGTTCAACACTTTGA
- a CDS encoding class I SAM-dependent methyltransferase produces the protein MKGRRHQVLQYLKHLLTARTKYYIHSPFVYELCEKVIYDRRQFYAFEAIETLRSRLLSSEKVVEVTDFGSGSKVMSKLREIREIAKNASVSPKAGQMLFRLVNHLQPKTILELGTSLGISTMYLASANHHATILTIEGCPQTAKLAGKNFELMKAGNIQQITGRFEDKIPELLSQISQLDLVFFDGNHRAAPTLQYFNWCLDKAHTGSVFIFDDIYWSEDMTLVWNQIQHHPKVTLTIDLFRLGLVFFRTEQAKEHFKLYF, from the coding sequence GTGAAAGGCAGACGGCATCAGGTGTTGCAATATCTGAAACATTTATTAACCGCCCGAACCAAGTACTATATCCACTCTCCTTTTGTGTATGAGTTATGCGAAAAGGTGATATATGACCGGAGGCAGTTCTATGCCTTTGAAGCAATTGAAACCCTGAGAAGCCGGTTATTGTCCTCTGAAAAGGTAGTTGAAGTAACCGACTTTGGTTCAGGGTCGAAGGTGATGAGCAAGCTCCGGGAAATCAGGGAAATCGCAAAAAATGCTTCTGTTTCACCAAAAGCAGGGCAAATGTTGTTCCGGTTAGTCAATCATCTGCAACCAAAAACCATTCTGGAACTTGGAACTTCTTTGGGCATCAGCACGATGTATCTGGCATCTGCTAATCATCATGCTACAATACTTACCATTGAAGGATGCCCGCAGACCGCTAAACTCGCAGGAAAAAATTTTGAACTGATGAAAGCCGGCAACATTCAACAGATAACAGGCAGATTTGAAGATAAAATTCCCGAATTACTCTCCCAAATCTCACAATTAGACCTTGTTTTTTTTGATGGCAATCATCGTGCCGCCCCTACCCTTCAATACTTTAACTGGTGTCTGGACAAAGCCCATACCGGTTCGGTTTTCATTTTTGACGATATTTACTGGTCTGAGGATATGACTTTGGTTTGGAACCAGATTCAACATCATCCTAAAGTAACACTGACCATAGACCTTTTCCGGTTAGGGCTGGTTTTTTTTAGAACAGAACAAGCTAAGGAGCATTTCAAACTGTATTTTTAA
- the cysQ gene encoding 3'(2'),5'-bisphosphate nucleotidase CysQ, whose protein sequence is MTEQIDLNYLLELVKEAGRAIMEVYSQTFEVIQKSDDSPLTLADTRSNQILVAGLIQKYPHIPVISEETKLTGYSDRKNWETYWLIDPLDGTKEFVKRNGEFTINLALISHQTPVTGIVYVPAQELTYYAIKGKGSFKLEKGKPPVKLKSSPAELGKPVLTFASRSHRNQATDDFIQGLVKKYGEVTVIGAGSALKFCFVAEGKAHFYPRFSPCMEWDTAAGHIVATESGATVVQPDGSPLIYNKENLLSPSFIVSA, encoded by the coding sequence ATGACAGAACAAATTGACCTAAATTATCTGCTTGAATTGGTAAAAGAAGCCGGACGGGCGATTATGGAAGTTTATTCCCAAACATTTGAAGTAATTCAAAAATCGGACGATTCACCCTTAACCCTTGCCGATACCCGCTCTAACCAAATTTTGGTAGCAGGATTGATTCAGAAATATCCGCATATACCTGTTATTTCGGAAGAAACAAAGCTCACCGGTTATTCAGACCGAAAGAATTGGGAAACCTATTGGCTGATTGACCCTTTAGACGGCACTAAGGAATTTGTCAAACGCAACGGGGAATTTACCATCAACTTAGCGTTGATCAGTCATCAAACACCCGTTACCGGAATAGTCTATGTTCCGGCACAAGAACTGACTTATTATGCCATCAAAGGGAAGGGGAGTTTTAAACTTGAAAAAGGGAAGCCGCCTGTAAAACTCAAAAGCTCTCCGGCTGAACTTGGGAAACCGGTATTGACTTTTGCCAGCCGTTCACACCGAAATCAGGCAACCGATGATTTTATTCAGGGGCTTGTTAAAAAATATGGTGAAGTTACCGTAATAGGTGCCGGCAGTGCTTTGAAGTTTTGTTTTGTGGCAGAAGGCAAGGCTCATTTTTACCCCCGCTTTTCACCTTGTATGGAATGGGATACCGCTGCCGGTCATATCGTGGCGACAGAATCCGGAGCTACAGTAGTGCAACCCGATGGCAGTCCTTTGATCTACAACAAGGAAAATTTGTTAAGCCCCAGTTTTATTGTCAGTGCCTAA